The Deltaproteobacteria bacterium genomic sequence GGACGAGCGCGCGCAGATCTTCGACATCCACCTGCGGCGCCGCCATCGCGATCCCGCGAACTACGATCTCGCCGAGCTGGCGCGACTGGCCGAGGGCTTCTCGGGCGCGGAGATCGAGCAAGCGGTCGTCGCGGGCTTGTACGAGGCGTTCGCCGAGCAGAAGGAGCTCGAGTCGCAGCACCTGCATAAGGCCATTCGCGAGACGTTCCCGCTGTCGATGACCCTGCGCGAGGAGATCGAAAGGCTGCGCGCGTGGGCGCGCGAGCGCACCCGGCCGGCGTCGACGGTGCCGGCATGAGCGACGACAAGAAGCACGAGCGCTTTGCACACCTCGAGAGGGAGCGCGCGGCGCCGTTGCGCGAGAGCGTCGTCCCGGGTGCCGCCGATCGCTTTGGCTCTGAGCCGCCAGCGGCCGTCGAGCGCGAGCCGGCGCCGCTGATTCCGAAGCCCACGCCAACCGCCGCGCGGTTCGACGTGCCCACCGGGCCCGATCAGCTCGATCTGGAGAAGGCGTCGGATGACGAGCAGCCGTTCGTGGTCTGCGCGGGCTGCGGGACGGAGTCGGGCAAGTTCGCGCAGTTCTGTCCCACGTGCGGCGCGAGCTTCGACACGCCCCAGCAGCGCGAGCACAACGCGCGCGTGTGGGCGGGCCGCAAGGCGCAGCTCCAGGCCGATCGGGACTCGGCGCACGCCAGGCAGGACGCGCTCCTCGAGGACGCCAAGCAGCAGGCCGCGGTTCGCCACAACCAGGCCGTGGCCATGGCCGAAGAGGTGAAGCAGGCCTACGAGCGCGACGGCGCGCTGGCCTCGCAGAACAAGCGGCCCTGGATCCAGCGCGAAGCGGGCGGCTCGGGCTCGCCGCTGCTCACGCTGCTCTCGGGTTTGCCCGAGCCGTGGAACTGGGTGGTGGGCGGGGTGACAACGCTCGTTCCGCTCGCGATGGTTGCGGTCGCGCGCACGCACAGCACGGCGTGGGACATCGGCGCCGCCTGGCTGGGGATCGACTTCCTCTTGCTGTTGCCGCGGGAGTTCTGGCGGCCGCGTCGGCGAACCTGGTGGGACGACTTCTGAGGATTGGCCGCACGGCTGCCTGCTTTGGTAGGGTGCCGCGCATGAAAATCCAGAACCTCCTCGTCTCCTCGCTCGCCGCGCTGGCCCTCGTGGGTTGCGGCGGCAGCAGCTCGAGCAGCAGCGGCTCCAGCACCGGCACCAGCGCCACCAACGCGGGCAACGGCAGCACCACGACCACGGCGGCGGCTGGCTCGAGCGGCGCGGCATCGACGGGCTCCACCGGCGCGGCGTCGACGAGCAGCGGCTCGAGCGGCGGCTCCACGAACTCGGGTGTGAGCGGATCTTCGACGTCGACCACGGCGAGCTCGGGCTCCAGCGGCTCGACGGGCACGACCGCGTCGACGGGCAGCAGCGGGTCGACGGGCAGCAGTGGCTCGAGCGGCGGCAGCACCACCGGCGGCACCGGGGCCATCAGCGCGCCCGACCTCACCTGGACCTGGGTGGACTTCCCGGGCGCGCACTGCCGCGACGGCTCGGCCACGGGTATCGGCGTGAACCTGAACCCCAACTCGGACAAGGTCCTCGTCTTCTTGATGGGCGGCGGCGCCTGCTTCAACAGCATCACCTGCGGGCAGAACCCGTCGCACTTCGGCGCGAGCGACTTCAACTCGCAGGTCGGCACGGTGCAGCTCGACGGCGTCTTCGACCGCACCAACACCGCCAACCCGTTCGCCGACTGGAACATGGTCTTCGTGCCGTACTGCACCGGCGACGTGCACGCGGGCAACAACCCCTCGGGCTCCGTCTCGGGTGTGAGCGGCACGCAGCAGTTCGTGGGTTACACCAACGTCCAGCAGTACCTGCAGCGCCTGGTGCCCACGTTCCCCAACGCCACCCAGATCGTCTGGAGCGGCGCGAGCGCGGGCGGCTTCGGCGCGGCGGCCACCTACGCCCAGGCGGCCGCGGCGTTCAGCCCCATCCACGTCGACATGCTCGACGACTCGGGCCCGCTGATGGAGGACCCGTACCTTGCGAGCTGCCTCCAGGATCAGGTGCGCCAGCTCTGGGGCCTCGACGGCACCATCCTCGCCGACTGCGGCAGCGACTGCCCCGACAACACCAACTACATGCTCGCGTACCTCAAGCACGTGGTGAACGCCTCGCCCGCGCGCCAGTTCGGCCTGATGGACTCCACCGACGACAACACCATCACCCTGTTCTTCGGCTTCGGGCAGAACAACTGCTCGGGCTTCGGGGTGGTCTCCGCTTCGACGTTCACCGCGGGCCTCGAGGACATCCGCACCCAGATGGCCAGCTCGCCGAACTGGGGCGAGTTCATCTTCGACGGCACCCAGCACACGGCCATGGGCGACGCGGACTTCTACACGCTCGAGGCGCCGGACGGCGGCGTGGTCATGAGCGACTGGGTGGAGGCCCTGGCCGACGGCGGCGTGAGCAACACCGGCCCGTAAGCGGTCCAGCAGAGCAGGGCAGCAACCAGGAGCCGCTCCGGTCGCAAGCTTGCGCCCGCGGGCGGCTCCTTGTATGAGAGCCGCCCCCATTTCCGGGGCTCGACCTCTGCGGCGCGAGGATCCTCGCGTTCGGCACGTCGGGATTCACACGAGGCACAAAATGAAGAAGCAGATCCTGGGCAAGAAGGTCGGCATGACGCAGGTCTTCGGCGAGGACGGCTCGCGCATTCCCGTCACCGTCGTCGAGGCCGGTCCGTGCACCGTCATCGGCCACCTCACCGAAGAGAAGAACAAGTACAGCGCCATCAAGGTCTCCTTCGACGAGTTCGCCAAGCCGGCCGAGGGCAAGAAGCCCCGCTGGGAGAAGGTGATGTCCAAGGCCGAGGTCGGCGCCTTCACCAAGGCTGGCCAGACCCCCGCCCGCGTGGTGCGCGAGTTCCGCGTGCAGCCCAAGGAGCTCGAGGGCTTCGCCATCGGTAGCCAGCTGAAGGCCGAGATCTTCGCCAAGGGCGAGATGGTCGACGTCAGCGGCATCACCAAGGGCCACGGCTTCGCGGGCGTCATGTTCCGCCACAACATGTCCGGCATGGGCGCGCCCCAGAGCCACGGCGCGCACGAGTACCACCGCCACCAGGGCGCCATCGGCCAGCGCAAGACGCCCGGCCGCACCTACAAGAACAAGCGCATGCCCGGCCACATGGGCGTGGTGAAGCGCACGGTGCAGAACCTCACCGTCGTCGACGTGGACGCGGCCAACAACCTCATCCTCATCAAGGGCGCGCTGCCCGGCGCCAACGGCACCGTCCTCACCATCCGCAGCGCGGTGAAGGCGCGCCCCGCAGCCGCGAAGTAAGAGAAACGCAGAGCGCACCGGCGCCTACATCCGCAGGGCTTGCCGCGAGGGGCCGCTGACTGTAAGGTCGGCGGCCTTTTTTGTATCCGGGTGATGGATTGCCTGGCCGGTTCGGGAGTTCTGCGATGCGCCTCGCGGGTTTGGTTGCGGTGCTTGTGCTGGCGGTGGGTTGTAGCGGCTCCTCCACCAAGAAGATCGCGGTGGGCGGCTCGTGCACGCCCGAGGCCGACGGCAAGAGCACCGAGTGCGCCAGTGGCTTGTGCCTGGCTCTGGATACGGGGGCGGGGTTCTGCACCCAGGACTGCGCCAAGAACCCCACCTGCCCGGACGGCTACAGCTGCCAGCACGCGGGCCAGTTCGGCATCGTGTGCATGAAGACCCAGGGCTGCAAGACGGACAACGACTGCCCCGCCGGTCACATCTGCGACGCCACCACGAGCACCTGCTACATCAAGGTCAGCCGCGCGCTCTGCGAGCCGTGTGAAGACGACGCCCAGTGCGCCGGCGGCGGCTCCTGCTTCACCGCGCTCGGCTCGGGCGAGAAGTTCTGCACCGACGCCTGCGACTCCAACGGCAACTGCCCCGCGGGCTACACCTGCGAGAACCTGCCCAACGGCGGCAAGACCAACCAGTGCGTGCCCGTGTCGGGCTCGTGCGACTTCGGCAAGCCGCTCTGCGCGCCCTGCCGTGGCGACAATGAGTGCGGCGGCGCGCTCGACCTCTGCGTGCGCAACGTGGTCTCGGGCGAGCAGTTCTGCGGCACCCAGTGCGCCCCGCCGGATGCGGGCCGCGACGACTGCCCGAGCGGCTTCACCTGTACCGACCTCAAGCTCGACGCGAGCGGCTCGGGCCCGTACCAGTGCGTGCCCAACTCCAACACCTGCCAGGGCTACTGCGACACCACCGACCCGCACGTGCAGACGCTGGAGTGTGGACTGGGCCGCACCTGCGACACGGACTCCAAGCAGTGCGTGCCCGCCAACGACGGCCGCCAGTGCTCGCCCTGCGAGACCAACGACGACTGCGCCAAGGCCGCGAACCCGAACAACCAGTGCATCGTGAACACCTCCACCAACAGCGCGGCGCACGGCGAGACCTTCTGCGCCGAGCCCTGCCCGGCCACGGGCGGCGACGCGATCTGCCTCCAGGATCTGGGGCCCGGCTTCGTCTGCTCGCAGGTGGGCCAGGAGCACTTCTGCACCCCGGTGCAGGGCACCTGCACCAAGGGCCTGGGCCGGCTGGGCGACAACTGCTCGGCCAACCTCGCCGGCGATTGCGTCACCGGGGTGTGCCTGGGGGCTGGCGTGAACAACCTCGAGAGCATCTGCTCGGCGGCATGCGGCCTCGACTCGGACTGCGGCGACTCGCGCTACCACTGCTGCCAGACGGAGCAGATCTTCCCGCCGGACGGCGGCGCTCCGTTCGTCACCTACGACTGCACCCAGCGCAACGCCACCAACACCGGCGCGCCCGACGCGGGCGTGTGCGCGCCGCCGGGTGGCGCGTTCGGTGATGACTGCTCGCCGGGCCGTCCGCCGTGCACCTCGGGCGCGTGCCTCGACCTCGGCACCGCGGAGCTCTGCTCGCTGTACTGCGATACCCAGAGCTGCCCGCCGGACTTCACCTGCGAGTCGGCGCTCGACGTCTCCACGGGCAACACCGCGCAGGTCTGCTTCCCCAACGGCGGCGGCCTCGCTGGCGGCGACTGCACCTTCGGTCCCGCGGCCTGCGCCTCGGGCCTCTGCATCGCCAAGGTCTCCGGCAACATCTGCACGGTGGCCTGCGACACCACCCACGGCAGCGCCGACTGCCCCAGCGGCTGGGCCTGCACGCAGCACACGCCGGTGGCCGGCGGCGGCGACACCACGGTCTGCATCCCGCCGGACCTCCAGTAGGCAACGGGGTTGGCTTCTTGTTGTAGCTCCACTTTTCGCTGTGGTAGGTCACACCGCCCTCAGTAGGTCGCCCATGACGAGCCGCTACCGGTCGAGCCTCTTCGTATTGCTGGGCCTGATTGCCGTGTCGGGCTGCAACTGCGGCAAGGCCGCGAAGCTCACGCACGCGCCCGAGGACTACGACGTCGAGCCCGGCAGCCCCGAGGTGGCGCCGGACCTGCCCGTGGTCGACGCGAACAGCCAGCCGCCGCCGGTGACCTACGCCATCAACGTGCCGCGGCAGTGCGACATCTTCACCCAGAACACGGTGCGCAAAGTCGACATCATGTGGGTGATTCAGAACTCGGGCTCGATGGCCTCGCACCAGGCCCAGCTCGCGAACAACTTCAGCGGCTTCATCAACTTCCTCCTCTCGGCCGATCCGCCGATCGACTTCCACATCGGCGTGGTGACCACGGACACCGACGACCCCAACGAGAGCGGCACCCTGCACAACTGGGGCATCCCCGATCCCGATCTGAACTCGGCGGTGGATCACCCGCTCTGCAACGGCATCTCCGGCTTCGGGCTCGCGGGCAGCTTCATCCAGTGCACCCCGCCCACGGATGGCGGCCCCACGCTCTGCAACACCGACCCGGACGAGACCAACACCTCGGGCAGCGTGCAGTGCGCGTTCAACGAGATGTCGGCGGTGGGCACCCGCGGCAGCTCGCACCAGCGCGGTCTGTACGCGAGCTACCTGGCGCTGAACCGACCCGAGAACGTGGACACCGGCGCAGGCACCAACTTCATCCGCCCCGACGCGGCCCTCTACGTGGTGTACGTGGGCAGCGAGGACGACCTCTCCTGCAGCCCGACCGTCGGCAATCCGCTCACCGACCCCAACTCGGGCGGCACCTGCAACACCGTGGACCCGGAGTGCAAGTGCCAGCCCGACGCGCAGCTGCAGTGGGGCGGCACGGCGTTCTTCGAGCGCTTCCTCTCCAACTACAAGGGCTACGGCCACAGCGACCTGGTGGCCGCGGCGGCGGTGGTGGCCACCGAGCACAACTCCGTGCCCCAGTTCTCCACCGCGCCGTACCCGGGCGTGGGCTGCTCGAGCGGCGTCATCGACCCCAACACCAACCAGCCCATCGAGGCGTTCTACGGCCAGCGCTACATCG encodes the following:
- the rplC gene encoding 50S ribosomal protein L3, with protein sequence MKKQILGKKVGMTQVFGEDGSRIPVTVVEAGPCTVIGHLTEEKNKYSAIKVSFDEFAKPAEGKKPRWEKVMSKAEVGAFTKAGQTPARVVREFRVQPKELEGFAIGSQLKAEIFAKGEMVDVSGITKGHGFAGVMFRHNMSGMGAPQSHGAHEYHRHQGAIGQRKTPGRTYKNKRMPGHMGVVKRTVQNLTVVDVDAANNLILIKGALPGANGTVLTIRSAVKARPAAAK